From one Phytohabitans houttuyneae genomic stretch:
- a CDS encoding helix-turn-helix domain-containing protein produces the protein MTTALPPVGERIREARLRHGMSLRALARAVGVSASLISQIETGKSRPSVSTLYAITKALEISVEDVFDNAEADASDLGAAEPMIGTALQAVHGFAQPAGHRIGPIVRPEAREVLQLDSGVTWERLGHVPGTRIDFLLVTYAPGGSSSSGDQLMRHSGLEYGFLLEGELTLTLGFEEHLLRPGDAVSFPSSTPHRYRNDGVTPAVGVWYVHEEP, from the coding sequence GTGACCACTGCTCTTCCGCCGGTCGGCGAGCGCATCCGCGAGGCGCGGCTGCGCCACGGAATGAGCCTGCGCGCCCTGGCGCGGGCGGTGGGCGTGTCCGCCAGCTTGATCTCCCAGATCGAAACGGGCAAGAGCCGCCCGTCGGTGAGCACCCTGTACGCGATCACCAAAGCGCTGGAGATCTCCGTCGAGGACGTCTTCGACAACGCGGAGGCGGACGCGTCCGACCTCGGTGCGGCGGAGCCGATGATCGGCACGGCGCTCCAGGCGGTGCACGGGTTCGCCCAGCCGGCCGGCCACCGCATCGGTCCGATCGTGCGCCCCGAGGCCCGCGAGGTGCTGCAGCTGGACTCCGGCGTGACCTGGGAGCGCCTGGGGCACGTGCCGGGCACGCGGATCGACTTCCTGCTGGTGACGTACGCGCCGGGAGGCAGCTCGTCCAGCGGCGACCAGCTCATGCGCCACTCCGGGTTGGAGTACGGGTTTCTGCTCGAAGGTGAGCTGACCCTGACGCTCGGCTTCGAGGAGCACCTGCTGCGCCCGGGCGACGCGGTCTCGTTCCCGTCGAGCACCCCCCACCGGTACCGGAACGACGGGGTCACGCCCGCCGTCGGCGTCTGGTACGTGCACGAAGAGCCTTGA
- a CDS encoding M24 family metallopeptidase: MAIRTFGTNAVDWEERVDLDRLRRERLDRLKAQLDASEFGALLTFDFSNIRYLTSTHIGTWAMDKLIRFAVLPRGGEPVIWDFGSAARHHQLYNPWLDGTERARAGISTLRGAFHPDAGIAADVAKKVATVLREHGLADAPVGVDLIEMPVLAALQAEGLTVVDGQQVFLESRRIKTRDEISLLAQACAMVDAAYEELYEFLRPGVRENECVGLVSKVLYDLGSEYVEGVNAISGERCAPHPHVYSDRLIRPGDPAFFDILHSHLGYRTCYYRCFAVGSASRGMRDAYTRCREYMDQAIALVKPGTTTADIVSLWPRAEEFGFPDEMAAFALQYGHGVGLSIWEKPVFSRLVSLDHPEVLEEGMVFALETYWPAGDGYSAARIEEEVVVTADGCEVITKFPAEKLLIAGRRYWTVDGPLPTAREAQSHLNTLKGRANDAGRAARRVRGDGFDPAHREGRT, from the coding sequence GTGGCTATCCGCACGTTCGGGACGAACGCCGTCGACTGGGAAGAGCGTGTCGACCTGGATCGGCTGCGCCGCGAGCGGCTTGACCGGCTCAAGGCCCAGCTGGACGCGTCGGAGTTCGGCGCGCTGCTCACCTTCGACTTCTCCAACATCCGCTATCTGACGTCCACGCACATCGGCACCTGGGCGATGGACAAGCTGATCCGGTTTGCCGTGCTGCCTCGCGGCGGCGAGCCGGTGATCTGGGACTTCGGTTCCGCTGCCCGGCACCACCAGCTCTACAACCCGTGGCTCGACGGCACCGAGCGGGCCCGGGCCGGGATCTCCACGCTGCGCGGGGCCTTCCATCCGGACGCGGGCATCGCCGCAGACGTCGCCAAGAAGGTCGCCACCGTGCTGCGCGAGCACGGCCTGGCGGACGCGCCGGTCGGCGTCGACCTGATCGAGATGCCGGTCCTGGCCGCGCTGCAGGCCGAGGGACTGACCGTCGTGGACGGGCAGCAGGTCTTCCTGGAGTCGCGGCGCATCAAGACCCGTGACGAGATCAGCCTGCTCGCACAGGCGTGCGCGATGGTCGACGCGGCGTACGAGGAGCTGTACGAGTTCCTGCGCCCCGGCGTCCGGGAGAACGAGTGCGTCGGCCTGGTCAGCAAGGTCCTCTACGACCTCGGCAGCGAGTACGTCGAGGGGGTCAACGCGATCTCCGGCGAGCGGTGCGCGCCCCACCCGCACGTGTACAGCGACCGGTTGATCCGCCCCGGCGACCCGGCGTTCTTCGACATCCTGCACAGCCACCTCGGCTACCGCACGTGCTACTACCGCTGCTTCGCGGTGGGCAGCGCGTCGCGCGGCATGCGGGACGCGTACACCCGGTGCCGGGAGTACATGGACCAGGCGATAGCGCTGGTCAAGCCGGGCACGACCACGGCCGACATCGTGTCGCTGTGGCCGCGCGCCGAGGAGTTCGGGTTCCCCGACGAGATGGCCGCCTTCGCGCTGCAGTACGGGCACGGTGTCGGGCTCTCCATCTGGGAGAAGCCGGTGTTCAGCCGGCTCGTCTCGCTGGATCACCCCGAGGTGCTGGAAGAGGGCATGGTCTTCGCGCTGGAGACGTACTGGCCGGCCGGCGACGGCTACTCCGCGGCGCGGATCGAGGAGGAGGTCGTGGTCACCGCCGACGGGTGCGAGGTGATCACGAAGTTCCCGGCCGAGAAGCTGCTGATCGCGGGGCGCCGGTACTGGACAGTGGACGGCCCGCTGCCGACCGCTCGCGAGGCGCAGTCCCACCTGAACACGCTCAAGGGGCGGGCGAATGACGCCGGACGAGCTGCTCGACGCGTACGCGGAGATGGTTTTGATCCGGCGCACCGAGAAGGCCGCACATGA
- a CDS encoding thiamine pyrophosphate-dependent dehydrogenase E1 component subunit alpha, producing the protein MTPDELLDAYAEMVLIRRTEKAAHDLFMSGLVKGTTHLAAGHEAVAVGASAALHPDDYVFATYRGHHHALARGATPEECLAELMSRSTGLCQAKGGSMHLTKASKGMLGSYAIVGAHLPMAAGAAWSAKLRGSGQVAVAFFGDGATNIGAFHEALNLAAVWSLPVLFVCENNLYMEYTPIEAVTAVPNPAADRAAGYNMPAEIIDGNDVVVVWETVARAAERARKGDGPTLIEAQTYRHFGHSRADPAKYRPADEVERWMKHDPLDVARARLEALGVSPDTIAERDRRAAATVDAAIAAAKNAPEPEPAMAFTDVWADGGAAWRT; encoded by the coding sequence ATGACGCCGGACGAGCTGCTCGACGCGTACGCGGAGATGGTTTTGATCCGGCGCACCGAGAAGGCCGCACATGACCTCTTCATGTCCGGCCTGGTCAAGGGCACCACCCACCTGGCCGCCGGGCACGAGGCGGTCGCGGTCGGCGCCAGCGCCGCGCTGCACCCGGACGACTACGTCTTCGCCACGTACCGCGGCCACCACCACGCGCTGGCCCGCGGCGCGACGCCGGAGGAGTGCCTGGCCGAGCTGATGAGCCGGTCCACCGGGCTGTGCCAGGCCAAGGGCGGCTCGATGCACCTGACCAAGGCGAGCAAAGGCATGCTCGGCTCGTACGCGATCGTCGGCGCGCACCTGCCGATGGCCGCCGGCGCGGCGTGGTCGGCGAAGCTGCGCGGCAGCGGCCAGGTGGCCGTGGCGTTCTTCGGGGACGGCGCCACGAACATCGGCGCGTTCCACGAGGCGCTCAACCTCGCGGCGGTGTGGTCGCTGCCGGTGCTGTTCGTCTGCGAAAACAACCTCTACATGGAGTACACGCCGATCGAGGCGGTGACCGCGGTGCCCAACCCGGCCGCCGACCGGGCCGCCGGGTACAACATGCCCGCCGAGATCATCGACGGCAACGACGTGGTGGTCGTGTGGGAGACGGTGGCGCGGGCCGCCGAGCGGGCGCGCAAGGGCGACGGGCCGACCCTCATCGAGGCGCAGACGTACCGCCACTTCGGACACAGCCGCGCCGACCCGGCCAAGTACCGCCCGGCCGACGAGGTGGAGCGGTGGATGAAGCACGACCCGCTCGACGTGGCCCGGGCCCGGCTGGAGGCGCTGGGCGTGTCACCGGACACGATCGCGGAGCGCGACCGGCGGGCGGCGGCCACAGTGGACGCCGCCATCGCCGCGGCCAAGAACGCGCCAGAGCCGGAGCCGGCAATGGCCTTCACCGACGTGTGGGCGGACGGGGGAGCGGCATGGCGGACGTGA
- a CDS encoding alpha-ketoacid dehydrogenase subunit beta → MADVKFTYRDAVAEGIAREMRRDPSVVCLGEDIGAAEGVFKTTVGLFKEFGPGRVWDTPISEQAIVGAAMGAAMTGMRPVAEIMFSDFLACCWDYLANEIPKARYMTGGQVTVPLVVRTANGGGLGFGAQHSQAVENWALAVPGLKIVAPSNPADVVGLMAAAIRSDDPVVFFEHKALLAGSGPRPPDDHVVELGQAAVAREGTDVTVVALASTVPLSLKAAEQLAGEGISVEVIDLRCLIPLDMRTVLRSLERTSRLVVVEENPYQGGWGGTVVSVVADEGFELLDAPIKRVAGANVPLPFADSLEAEVIPTVDKVTEAIRRLTAY, encoded by the coding sequence ATGGCGGACGTGAAGTTCACGTACCGGGACGCGGTGGCCGAGGGCATCGCCCGCGAGATGCGCCGGGACCCGAGCGTCGTCTGCCTGGGGGAAGACATCGGCGCGGCGGAGGGTGTGTTCAAGACGACTGTCGGGCTCTTCAAGGAGTTCGGGCCGGGGCGCGTCTGGGACACGCCGATCTCGGAGCAGGCGATCGTCGGTGCCGCCATGGGCGCGGCCATGACCGGCATGCGGCCGGTCGCCGAGATCATGTTCAGCGACTTCCTCGCGTGCTGCTGGGACTACCTGGCCAACGAGATCCCGAAGGCGCGCTACATGACCGGCGGGCAGGTGACCGTGCCGCTGGTCGTGCGCACGGCCAACGGCGGCGGGCTGGGCTTCGGCGCCCAGCACTCGCAGGCGGTGGAAAACTGGGCGTTGGCCGTCCCCGGCCTCAAGATCGTGGCGCCGTCCAACCCTGCCGACGTGGTCGGCCTGATGGCGGCGGCCATCCGCAGCGACGACCCGGTCGTCTTCTTCGAACACAAGGCGCTGCTCGCGGGCTCCGGGCCGCGCCCGCCGGACGACCATGTGGTCGAGCTCGGCCAGGCGGCGGTGGCCCGTGAGGGCACCGACGTCACGGTCGTGGCGCTCGCCTCCACAGTGCCGCTTTCGCTGAAGGCGGCCGAGCAGCTGGCCGGCGAGGGCATCTCGGTCGAGGTGATCGACCTGCGCTGCCTCATCCCGCTCGACATGCGCACCGTCCTGCGCTCGCTCGAGCGGACCTCCCGGCTCGTCGTCGTGGAGGAAAACCCGTACCAGGGCGGCTGGGGCGGCACGGTCGTCTCGGTCGTCGCCGACGAAGGCTTCGAACTGCTCGACGCCCCGATCAAGCGGGTCGCCGGTGCCAACGTGCCACTGCCGTTCGCCGACTCGCTCGAAGCCGAGGTGATCCCGACCGTCGACAAGGTCACCGAGGCGATCCGAAGGCTAACCGCCTATTAG
- a CDS encoding amidohydrolase family protein encodes MPNRILLRGGHILTMDASLGDLPSGDILIEDDEIVGIEPHIEADAEVVDAAGRIVIPGFVDTHRHTWESAIRGVAPNATLDDYFVDILDTFAPVYTPDDVYASNLAGALECLNAGITTLVDWSHINNTPDHPDAGIRGLQEAGIRAQYAYGSANTSLADYWFESKIVIPKDDVRRIRDTYFSSPDGLLTMGLATRGPGFCTDDVVRAEWEMARDLGIPITVHVAMGRMAGRFGMIKQLDGLGLLGADTTYIHCCYFSEEEWGLVARSGGTVSIAPQVEVQMGHGWPPVAKSIEYGLRPSLSIDVVTTVPGDMFTQIRSAFGTDRARRNAIYWEKNEPAEGHLTARQMLEIATLNGAHVAGLEDRTGSLTVGKQADIVLIDARAINIAPVHDAVTAVTLCADVSNVESVLVAGQFVKRDGKLLADVTRARQLVENARDRLLGAVADKKAVAA; translated from the coding sequence ATGCCGAACCGTATTCTGCTCCGCGGCGGCCATATCCTCACGATGGACGCGTCGCTCGGTGACCTGCCGAGCGGCGACATTCTGATCGAAGACGACGAGATCGTCGGTATCGAGCCGCACATCGAGGCCGACGCCGAGGTGGTCGACGCCGCCGGCCGCATCGTCATACCCGGCTTCGTCGACACCCACCGGCACACCTGGGAGTCCGCGATCCGCGGCGTGGCGCCGAATGCCACGCTTGACGACTACTTCGTCGACATCCTGGACACGTTCGCGCCGGTGTACACCCCGGACGACGTGTACGCGAGCAACCTGGCCGGCGCGCTGGAGTGCCTCAACGCGGGCATCACGACGCTCGTCGACTGGTCGCACATCAACAACACGCCGGACCACCCGGACGCCGGCATCCGCGGCCTGCAGGAGGCGGGCATCCGCGCGCAGTACGCGTACGGCAGCGCGAACACCTCGCTCGCCGACTACTGGTTCGAGAGCAAGATCGTGATCCCGAAGGACGACGTGCGGCGCATCCGGGACACGTACTTCTCCTCCCCCGACGGGCTGCTCACGATGGGCCTCGCCACCCGCGGTCCCGGCTTCTGCACCGACGACGTGGTGCGCGCCGAGTGGGAGATGGCCCGTGACCTGGGCATCCCGATCACCGTGCACGTGGCGATGGGGCGGATGGCCGGCCGCTTCGGCATGATCAAGCAGCTCGACGGGCTGGGCCTGCTCGGCGCCGACACCACGTACATCCACTGCTGCTACTTCAGCGAGGAGGAGTGGGGGCTCGTCGCCCGCAGCGGCGGCACGGTCTCCATCGCACCGCAGGTCGAGGTCCAGATGGGGCACGGATGGCCGCCGGTCGCCAAATCCATCGAGTACGGCCTGCGCCCCAGCCTCTCGATCGACGTGGTGACCACGGTGCCGGGCGACATGTTCACCCAGATCCGCAGCGCGTTCGGCACCGACCGGGCGCGGCGCAACGCGATCTACTGGGAGAAGAACGAGCCGGCCGAGGGGCACCTCACCGCACGCCAGATGCTGGAGATCGCCACGCTCAACGGCGCACACGTCGCCGGCCTGGAAGACCGCACCGGCTCGCTGACCGTCGGCAAGCAGGCCGACATCGTGCTCATCGACGCGCGGGCGATCAACATCGCGCCGGTGCACGACGCGGTCACCGCGGTCACGCTTTGCGCCGACGTGTCCAACGTGGAGTCCGTGCTCGTGGCCGGGCAGTTCGTCAAGCGCGACGGCAAGTTGCTGGCCGACGTCACTCGGGCCCGCCAGCTCGTGGAGAACGCCCGCGACCGTCTGCTCGGCGCGGTGGCCGACAAGAAGGCCGTGGCGGCGTGA
- a CDS encoding cupin domain-containing protein, whose translation MSVSRHVVRRASEAVFTAVSGGYSRWSIVDEGVPGAVHTGFAVCELAPGASVPSQVNWFEESVFLLSGSAVMDTPGGSYRLEPGDYGLVNTGVPYAWRNLGDEPARWAQMQAPQPRGRMGGDTLPVALATPGPVLPVDPRDPRNQTFGHIAPQHMEPGKQSQDLLAVSASMRTALLVYSGITVKMMVDSDLGADLSTMFMVQYQPDGVAGAHDHPFEETYLILEGATDATFDGERYRLEVGDVAWAGVGCVHGFANAGAGPVRWLETQAPQPPPRHSYRFARDWTYLVEVVDKEDT comes from the coding sequence GTGAGCGTTTCCCGCCATGTCGTGCGGAGGGCGTCGGAGGCGGTGTTCACCGCCGTCTCCGGCGGCTACTCGCGCTGGTCCATCGTGGACGAAGGCGTGCCGGGCGCCGTGCACACCGGGTTCGCCGTCTGCGAGCTGGCGCCCGGCGCCTCCGTCCCCAGCCAGGTCAACTGGTTCGAGGAGTCGGTCTTCCTGCTCAGCGGGTCCGCCGTGATGGACACGCCCGGCGGGTCGTACCGGTTGGAGCCCGGCGACTACGGCCTCGTCAACACCGGCGTGCCGTACGCGTGGCGCAACCTGGGCGACGAGCCGGCCCGGTGGGCGCAGATGCAGGCGCCGCAGCCGCGCGGGCGGATGGGCGGCGACACGCTGCCGGTAGCACTGGCCACCCCCGGGCCGGTGCTACCGGTGGATCCCCGAGACCCGCGCAACCAGACGTTCGGCCACATCGCGCCGCAGCACATGGAGCCGGGCAAGCAGAGCCAGGACCTGCTCGCGGTATCGGCGAGCATGCGCACCGCACTGCTGGTCTACAGCGGCATCACGGTGAAGATGATGGTGGACAGCGACCTCGGCGCCGACCTGTCCACGATGTTCATGGTGCAGTACCAGCCGGACGGCGTCGCCGGCGCGCACGACCACCCCTTCGAGGAGACGTACCTGATCCTCGAGGGCGCCACCGATGCCACCTTCGACGGCGAGAGGTACCGCCTCGAGGTCGGCGACGTGGCGTGGGCGGGTGTCGGCTGCGTGCACGGCTTCGCCAACGCCGGCGCCGGGCCGGTGCGGTGGCTGGAGACACAGGCCCCGCAGCCGCCGCCCCGCCATTCGTACCGCTTCGCCCGCGACTGGACGTACCTGGTCGAGGTTGTGGACAAGGAGGAC